tgatttattttgattTGCTGATGTTGTTTCCAGTTTCTCATCCTTTTTCCTGTGGTTATTTAGATTTTCCATATGAGGTAGCGGAAGCTGAGTAAACTACTTCCCATtatttatcttctattatctGCTTTGTTTTGCAAGTGACACACAAAACAATGAATCTGACATATCACTGGTCTTTGTGCACAACATCAGTATTCTCTATACAAGCCATAGGCATATTCTACCTTCAGCCATAATACTCTTTAGTCCTTGCTGCCATGTTATGATGTGTACCTGCTCATTTTGATAAGTTGTTGTCTCTGTGACAATTTAGCTGATTTTTGTTAGAGGTAAGGTTGCATACCGAGATTCCCTAGACCTTGCTTTTGTCCAAGCCTCTTGTATAAGCTTCTCTTCTTATTCAAACTGTTGTACTATATGCATATAATTGATGCTATCATCTGGAAAACATGCAGGTGAAGCAGTTTTAAAAGTGGTTGCTATACATGCTAGCCTTCATCTCCCGTTTGACCATCACATGTTTGTGCAGAATCTTACTGTGCAGGTGTGTATCCATTTGGATGCCTGTTATGGACTTACAGCATGATTGCTATATAGTGGGCATCACATACAATCCCCTCATGTGTTATGTCTGCTTAGCTGCATTTATCTTGGTCATGCTATCCATGGTTAAAAAAATATGCATATTATCATGTATTGGCAtcaaattttttttcatatgttACCCCTGAACTTTTTCTTTGCCTTGTCCATAGATAGCTCAGAGAAGTATGAGTGCTATTTATCATGTGTAACTATGTACAGTTTTATTTGATTCATAGCTAGTATTCTGTACTTCTCAATGTTGACTGTAAGTGAGCATATAAATCAACTGGAAGTCGAACAACATACATTTGAACTGACTGGAACAAGTTGTTACTGCTGTTGGATCACCATATGGTCAGGTTTTATTGATTCTTAGAGTAGTCTGCTTTATAAGGTTTGAAATCTGTTTATTGTGGTCCATCCATAACTAAAGAAAATCCAGCACTAGAATCTAGATGAACTTAACAAATTAACAGTTATGTCATTCTATGCCATCTCTTGTCAGATTTTATGTTTCTGACCAATCCTAAATTGcttttgtcttctttttcttgtttgtggATCTTGACAACTCATTGAGGTCTTTTGGATGAATATTTTACCTAGATGATTAGATGATGGCTGAGAATTATAAGTAACCATCATTCGACTTAAATGGCATTTCTCTGCTTGTCATCACCTTGAAATGAAGCATCAACTTTGGAAAATAGCTTCTAACAAGCAGAATCAGCAATAACCCTTGGAAAATTTGGTTTTCTTAATTTTGGTCTACTTACAGGCTTACAACATGTAAAAGGTTTTTATGCAAATTTCATTATTAGTTCAAGTTAATTAGTCCTTGGATTTCTAGAGCGGATCTGTTGTCTTCTTCTAAGTCTTACTTCTACTCTGATGCTTTGGCTTGAAAATGCAAGTCATCATAATTTCTGAAAAGTTATATGCAGATTGCAGAAGTACTTGTTAAACATGTTCTACTTCAACAAGTTGGTAGCTTGGCAAATTGATCCAAAGGACTTTGAAACTTCAAATTGGACTTCTTTTTCTGGCTGACAAATTTGTAGCTTCTTGCAAGTTATGATCAATGCAGGTTGTAGCATCATACTTTAGTCAAGTCTTGTCTTCTAGTGATGTTATGAGCTACAATTTTTGGTTACTTGTTATGTTTGATTAACCCATTTCTGAATTTTCCCACAATTGAGGTGAGAATTAATTGAACTTGTAGTCAGCTGCTATTTTAGGAGAGCAATGGTTATCAGCTTGCCTTGTTGATGTCCTAACATCTTGTTAAGGACATGCTTTTGTTGCTACTATTTCATACATTTTTTTTCCCTGTGATGAAAGTATTGgtcatttgttttcttgaatttgtaATGTCAATTTTTTGTTGCCACATATATCATGAAACATATGCGTGTTTTTGGTCAGTCTTACATCACTTATGCTTCTTGTCCTTTATTTGGTATCCCAAATGGTGATGGTAAGTGTTTCTGTTAATATCTTACTGCAGGAGTTCTATAATGCAACAGTACCTGTTTCTACTCAAGCTACCTTCCCATATGTATTTGCTGTTAGCAGATACTTGCAGGTGAGTGCTTCATTTATGTGATTGAGATTTGAGATATTCTCAATAGTTTCATGCCTGTTGAGATACATGTTTCCTATCAGCCACTTATCTTTCTCTTACTACTGTATGTTTCTTATGCAAATCCTTTATGCACTCAATGAGAGATTTGCTATGCAGCCTGGCTCTTTTGATTTAGTGGGAACGGTAGTCTATGAGATTGATCAGCAACCATATCAGAATTGTTTCTATAATGGCACCATTGAAGTTGTAGAAGCTGGAGGTCTTTTAACCATTGAGTCAGTTTTTCTTCTGACCCTTGGAGTCGCTCTGATTGGTCTTTTGGGATTCTGGGCATATGGTCAAATTCAACAGTTATCAAAGGTACTTTAATTATTTGATCATTTGCTGTGAACCTTTAATTGGTTACAAGATTTTATTGATTAGATAATTAATGCTGCTAAATTGCATCTTtctagcatattttttatattgAAGTATAGAATAACTGAAGCCGTTGCAAGTGTACCTCTGCTGAGTTTCAAGTTTCACATAAAGTTCGAACTCTTCTTGTACATATCCATTTGATAAGTTTGGTTTCTTAGTGCAAGAAACTATCTTCGGCATCTATTTTTAAACTAGGGTCTAGTATTGTCGTTATAGTAGTGGATCaagtcaagagtatgccaaaataATTAATGGAAGTAAACAAgggttaaaattattttgaaattatgttgtCAAGGGCCATTTGGTAGACACTGTATGTAATGTATTTTTTAAATATGGAGGAGTTGACCAGTTGCTACCAAAGCCTCcgagagttcaatttaatcaatcAAACCTTACCAGAATAagatatgtatgcatgtatatccTAGATGCAGGTGAGTTACATTTtttaaattgtatgtttaattgtGAAATAATAGTGGCATCCTTTTTCACTTCTAAGAAATTACTTTTTAAGTCAGTACCTTCATGTATTTGAAGATTGTTACACAACTATTTCCTGAATTGCAACACAAACCTAGAAGCCATTGCCTGGATGACATGCAATTTGTAGAGCTTAGTTAATCCAAAGACAGTACCAGTCCCAAAATTAACCTTTTATTTTATTCGGCTCTGGTGTGTAGCTCAAGGATGCAAATATGTaactagaaaaaaaatatgaacacCTTTTTCTTTCTGAGAATGGTCTCTATCCTGAGCACCAAGCGCATGTTGCCCTGGTTCATTCTTTATCTTCTGTTAGTTTATAGTTGACATCTTTGAGATCAATTCCTGTTGACCATTTCAAGCTTAAAATCTAGTtgagaaatgcaacttttatgtTCTCATGCTCATGCTATTTCATCATGCAAATTTAAACCATCTTTGTTTGTTTCTTTGTGTGTTTTCTTCCATGCAGAAGACAAAGAGATCTCCGAAGGTGGAAGTAGGCACCAAAACCACAGATGCCGACATGGATGAGTGGTTGCAGGTAAATATTAATTTGCTGCAATCGGAGGATGTTTACTTGTGTTGTCCTCTTATTGCTTTAACATTTTATTGAAATTACTCTGGTTCATGGATTTTGTATAATTTTTCCAGCTGTGTTCTTTGCTTTTAAGTTTGATTCGTATGTTCTTTCACCATTCTACACAACTCAACTTCGCCTTTTTTGTTCAGGGAACTGCTTATGCGCAGTCATTGTCAAAATCAAAGAAAAAGTAGATTGAGGTATTCTTCTTGGTAGTGTATCTTTCTGGGGGGAGCAAGACGAGGCAGCTTATCTGACAAGTTGTAGATTCCGGGTTCAGTAAAAAAAATCTGGACGTACTTCTTACTTCAGTTAGACGAGGCAGCTTacctttaataatttttttggtgACATCTGATCCTCCTCTGCCATACAAGAACATATTTCGAAACCTCAATTTTGACTGGGTTAATTTTGTACACTTTTGATATTATTGCTTTTGCTATAGAAACAAATTATTCCAATTATTTACTCTTTTTTACTTGTATCACGATCAAAAGCATCATCCTTCTTTTTCTCAGTTTTAGTCATAGTTATTAgaaccaaataaaaaaaataaaaaattggacCACTAATCAGTCTAGTCCACTTGTTGCATTAGTTTTTGTTAGAGAATAAATGCACTTCActtgaatatttttatttatctaaaTGGTATCTATAACCATTTAAATTAGAGTTAATAAGGGAAGAAAGAGCTTCTTTTCATCTTATCCTTTCCTTCTGTAGTTCTCTCCCGTGTCATTTGTTCGTCTCCTCTCCGTCAAGCCTTGCGTTCTTTCAGCTTATGTTCGTGTCTAATCCGATTGGATACGGTCTTAAATATACATCCAGTGATCCCATGACTTCTATAACGAATCCAATCCCATCCTAATATCGGGTGTGGATCTGTGCAGTTTCGGATCTCCAGTGGAACCCGTTCTCATTTCCCCTGCCGACAAGACCTCTCTCTTTTTGTCTCTTTTCTCGAAGAGGCGTCGATAAGACGAACTATTAACACACGGTATGAAGCTTTTAGGGTAAAGATGGAACTTAGCTGATCTGACGGTCACAGTTTCGCAACCGTTCCGTCTTGGCGGTTAGATCGACTTTCCTCGATTCGCCTCGGAGGCCCCGCTCCAAATCACGGTACGCTTAACACGCCGAAAGCGACGCCTCGACGAGCATCGGTGAGACGGGGAGCGGATTTCGTTTCTTCTCTCTCTTAGCGTGAGGGTTAAGGTTCCCTCGGTGATCTCTGGGCTGGCTTCCACCGCTTCGATGGAGCAGGCGAACGACCGATCGAGGGGAACGGTGAAGTGGTTCAACAACACCAAGGGGTTCGGTTTCATCTCGCCGGACGACGGCGGGGAGGACCTCTTCGTCCACCAGTCCTCCATCAAGGCTGAAGGATACCGTACCCTGACTGAGGGCGAGATCGTCGAGTTCATGGTCACCGAGGGCGACGACGGCCGCATCAAGGCCGTCGACGTCACCGGTCCCGACGGATCCAACGTCCaggggggcggcggcggcggcggcgacggtcgGAGAGAAGGGTTTGGAGGTGGCCGTGGCGGCGGATCCTGGGGAGGGGGGTACGGTGGTGGGAGGGGAAGGGGCGGCGGAAGCTATGGTGGTGGCGGAGCTTGTTATAATTGCGGTGAGACTGGGCATTTTGCCAAAGATTGTCACCAGGGTAGTGGCGGTGGCGGTGCtgcttgctataactgtggtgagatggGACATCTTGCCAGAGATTGCTCCCAGGGAGGAGGCAGTGGCAGCAGAAGGTACGGTGGGGGAGGCGGTGGGAATGATCGGTCTTGTTACAATTGTGGTGAGATGGGGCATATTGCTAGGGAATGCCCTGGCAAGGTCTGAGGCAGCATCGCTTCCAGGCTTTGCTTCATTTCTTTTTGCTCACCCGACATGATAGTCTGTTATCCTTTTTTGTGCTGGGTTTCAtgctttttcttctccttctttattTATGTGGAATGGATATGGATATGCTTGTTAACTTTGTTCAGCTGGTTTTGATGGATTGTGGCTTACCTTGAAACAAAGATTGGACAATGTTTATACATATGTGGTTTTATATAATTTGTTTTGCTACATTGTTCATTATGGTTGTTATCTTGTTGTGTTATATTACTGTTATTTTATGCAATGCAATTAATCTGTGATTTGAGTTTGGGACTGCAAGTAATCTGTGGTTTTGATCTCTGAATGATGCAAGTTATGCAGATCCTTTTTGACACAAGAGTTTCTGCATAGTGTGGTAGGAGACTTAACCAAGAGAATTCATGCCTGGATACATGGGATAGGATATGTCCTGAAGTGATGCTTTGTGCTTTTGAGATGGTTTTTGTTGTGGTGTTTCTCTGAGAAACTTGTTGCTTATTATGGTTGGATCTTTGTGTCTTATTAGCTTTCTTTAGTTGTTGGTATCTTATGAGT
Above is a genomic segment from Musa acuminata AAA Group cultivar baxijiao chromosome BXJ3-4, Cavendish_Baxijiao_AAA, whole genome shotgun sequence containing:
- the LOC103983221 gene encoding translocon-associated protein subunit alpha codes for the protein MAIRVCSFLIALLLLASPLVQVARCQSDEDVATAEVVEGSDLGIVGDDTQVFDGALDPAPGIDTVCVFPKNVAKLVPAGEETELLVGLHNEGEAVLKVVAIHASLHLPFDHHMFVQNLTVQEFYNATVPVSTQATFPYVFAVSRYLQPGSFDLVGTVVYEIDQQPYQNCFYNGTIEVVEAGGLLTIESVFLLTLGVALIGLLGFWAYGQIQQLSKKTKRSPKVEVGTKTTDADMDEWLQGTAYAQSLSKSKKK
- the LOC135637076 gene encoding glycine-rich protein 2-like gives rise to the protein MEQANDRSRGTVKWFNNTKGFGFISPDDGGEDLFVHQSSIKAEGYRTLTEGEIVEFMVTEGDDGRIKAVDVTGPDGSNVQGGGGGGGDGRREGFGGGRGGGSWGGGYGGGRGRGGGSYGGGGACYNCGETGHFAKDCHQGSGGGGAACYNCGEMGHLARDCSQGGGSGSRRYGGGGGGNDRSCYNCGEMGHIARECPGKV